The DNA segment GGACCGGTTTGTCATTTAAGAAAACTCCGACAGTGGTTCTCGCCGCTACGACGAATCGGTTGCGCGCGAGCAGAACGCGGACCAGCTTTCCGCCTGGTAGCACAGTCGGTTACTCGCAAAAAAGTAAATTCGTCGCAAATTCGACCGGCGCAGAGCGTGAATGGCGGCGGCGCAAAATTGCCGCGATGAAAATGTGTTCATTGCTACGGCAACAACAGCCTGAACTTTCCTGGCGTGCTGGCCGTCACGTTTAGACCGGCGAATTTGAGCCGCGCCCGAGAATCGGCAAAGCTGCGGCGTCTATGGTCACGATAAATGGGTCGCCGAAGCGGTCGCTGATGGTCGCGATCGCGGTGGCGGTGTCTCTGCCGGCGGTCGCGCGGGCAGCCAGCGAAGGCGAGCGCGCCGACGCTGCGCTGTCCGCGGCGGCCACAAATCGGATCCTCGGCAAGGTGTTGCCGGTGGCGTACGACCTGGCGGCCGCCGCGACCAGCAACCCGGCGCCGACCACGCCGTCCCCGGACGCAGGCCCGGCGGCTCCGGCGTCGGTGACGGTCTGGCTGGTCGACGCGCGCTATTGCGGCGTCGCGGAGGGCGGGCGCGGGCGGATGGTCGGGGTGGTCCGGTCGACCGAGGCGCGGCTGGCGTCTTCGGCGCTCGATGGCGCGGCGACGTGCGCGGCGAAGCTGGACGATCTTTTGAAACGCGACGCGATCGCGGCGGCCGGCGACGCGGCGGTGGTCAGTCTACTGCTGGCGCCGTCCGAGCAGGGCGGCTTGCGGATATCCATCGGGGCGCTTGCCGCCGGACCGGGCGTGGCGCCCGTGGTGGCAGCGGCGCTGGCGCACGCGCGCACGACCAACGAAACCATTCGCGTCATCGACACCACGGCGCGCGTGCTGACCTTCCCGGGGCTGCCACCGCAGGCCTACGACGTGGCGATTCGCTTTCTCAAAGGTGACGAAGGGGTGGCGTTGCGGCTGATGCCGTCGGCGACGCCGCCTGGGCACGCGCCGCCAACCGCCGCCCCGCCGGAAGCGCTGGCCATTCCCGAGGGCAGCGACGGGGCGCTGCGCGCGAGCTTCGCGCTGGGCAATCGCTTGCTGGCACAGGCCACGCGCGATGGCCCGCTCACCGTGGATGTTCAAGGACAGGCGATCGACGTGACGGCGCTGCGTGCCGACGGCGCCGACCATCGTCTGGCGGTCCGCGGGCGCGCCACGCCGCGCGGCCTGGGCGAATCGGCGCACATCGCCGTTGAGGCCACCGGCGCGGATCTACGCGTGGCAGAGGTGCGCGCGGAGGCCGACAATGAAGACTGCGCGGCTTATTCAATGATGGCGGCCCTGGGCTGCCGGGCGCGCAACACGGCCCGGCAAGCGGCGGCGGCGACGCTGGCGGGTGAATTGACCCGACAGTTTGGCGGTCAGGTGCTGCGCACGCTGGCGCCGATTCCTCCCGCGGCGCTGACGCTGGGCCCCCGTCGTTTACAGGCTAGGCTGCGCGCCACGCGGCTGTCCGCCTCCGGCAGTGGGTTGACCGCGGCGGGGACGATCGAGTTCGACCCGCTCTGAGACTCACGCGCGGTCGACTACAATCGACAGCAGCCATGCGCAAACGCCACGGTTGCAGACCAGTCAACGTGTGCATCGGACTGGCGTTGCTCGCGATGGCCCTCACCGCTGGCGGCTGCGGCGGTGCGAATGAAATGCCTTCGGACGCCGGCAACGGTGGCGCTGCGATCGGTACCGGCGGCACGGGAACCGGCGGCGCCGCGACCGGTGGCGCTGCCGATCGCGATGCTGGCCCGATCGACGAAAGGATCGACATGAAAAGCGGCCCCACAGACGCCGGCCCGGGCGGCGACGATCAGCGCGGCGACGGCGCTAACGACGACGCCACCAACGGCGCTCCGGCCGTGCGCTTCGTCGGGCGTTTCGATCGCAGCGATCCCGCCGGTCCCCGCTTCGCCTGGTCGGGCTCGGGGATGATCGCCCGCTTCTCCGGGACGTCCGTCGGGATCAAATTGAATGGCGCGCAGCAATACACGGTTCTCATCGACGGCGTTCTCAAACCCAAATTGTTGCCCGCCGCCGGCGGCGCGCTGTCACCGATCGCCAGCGGATTGTCCGCCGGTGAACACGTCGTGGAGATTTACCGCCGCACCGAAGCCAACCAGGGTGAAGCGCAGTTCCTGGGTTTCGACTTTGGCGGCGGCACACTGCTGGCGCCGCCGCCCACGCCCACCCGCCGCATCGAAATGATCGGCGATTCGATCACCTGCGCCTACGGCATCGAAGGCGCGAATATGAACTGCACGTACACCGAAGACACGCAGGACCAATACCTGGCCTACGGATCAATCGCCGCCCGCAACGCGGGCGCCGACGTCGTCACGGTGGCGTGGTCAGGCAAGGGCGTGGTCTGCAATTACGGCGACGATCCCACGTCGTGCGTTGATCCGCTGCCCATTTATTACGACCGCACTTTGCCCGAGCGCGCTGACAGTCACTGGGATTTTTCACAGTGGCAGCCGCAAGTGGTGGTGATCAACCTCGGGACCAACGACTTCAGCACGGCGGTTGATCCCACGCCGGCGCAATTCAGCACGGCCTATCAGACCTTCTTGCAGCACATTCGCAGCAAGTACCCGACGGCGCTGATTCTCTGCACGGTGGCGCCATTGCTCGGCGGCAGCGATCTGACCACCGCGCGGGCGGCCATCGACGCGGCGGTGGCCGCTACCGGTGATGCCAACATCAAATCGTTCACCATGGACCCGACTGATCCCGCCGACGGTTATGGCTGCGATTATCACCCCAGCGTCAAGACGCACCAGAAAATGGCGGCGGTGCTGACGGCCAAGCTGAAGACCGAGCTCGGTTGGTAGCCGCGACCAGCAAAAGGCCGGCGCGAATCCTGTTCGCGCCGGCCTTTTGCTGGTGCCTCCTGTTTCAGTTCTTGCGCTCGCCGCTGTCTGACTTGTTGTTGTGGTCGCCGTCGTCGGCCTTGGCGGTGCGCACCACCGACTGCACGCCTTTCAGCCGGGCCAGGCTGTCCTGGGCGTGGTCACTCTGCATTTCGGCCGCCTTGCCGTAGGCGTTGCGGGCATCGTCCAGGCGATCAAGCTGCTCGTACGCCATCCCCAGGTTGTTCCACATATAGCTCTCCACCGGCTCCAGCTCGACCGCCTGCTCCAGCTCGTCGATCGCTTCGGCCGGGCGCTGGTCGTAGATCAGCGCCAGACCAAGGTTGTTGTGCGCGTACGAATTGTTCGGGTTCAGGTCGACGGCTTTCTCGAACGCCTCCAGGGCCGCCTTGCGATGGCCGACCTGCAGCTCGGCGCGGCCCAGCGTGTTCCAGGCGCCCGACTTTTGCGGCTGCTTGCTCACGGCGAGCTTCGCCTGCTTCAACGCTTCTTCGAAATCGCCGGTGGCCAGAAGCTTTCGCGCGAGTTCCAGCGGATCGCTGGGCAGCGGTTCTTGGGTTTCTTTCTTCGGCGGCGTGACGTCCGTCTTGGCCACCTCCGTCGGCGGTGGCAGCTTCGGCGTCGGCGGCGGTGTCGCTACCAGCGCCTCCGGCGGCTGCGGCGTCGGCGCCTCGGTCTTGACCGTCGGCTTGGCCTTGGTCACCGGCGGCGACAGATCGTCGCAGCCCCCCGCGCTGACGCCCAGGGCGCCCAACAACAACAGCGAAACCAAACCCCCTCGGACCTTCGATGAGTTGCACATGTTCGTATCGGCTCCTTTCGCCGAGACGAAATTGCAGCCGCCGTGCCACCGGCCGGGAGCCGATGGCGCGGCGGATCGAACGCGCCAAGCGGGTCAGCGATTCAAAACGTAGAATTCGCCTCTACGTTTTGTGGCTCGCCGTTCAGAACGCCTATCCGTTCGCCTTGGCGAAGTCCTTCATCGTCTCGGCCAGCAGCTGGCAGCCTTGCGCCGGCATGGCGTTGTAGATCGAAGCGCGGATGCCGCCCACGGTGCGATAGCCTTTCAATGCCACCAGGCCCTTGCCGGTTGCTTGCTTCAAGAACGTCTCGGTGAGCTCCTCGCTGGGCAGGCGGAAGGTGACGTTCATGTGGCTGCGCACCGCCTTGTCGGCGACGGTGCCGGTGTAAAAGCCGCCCGAGCCGTCGATGGCGTCATAGATGACCTTCGCCTTGGCGTCGTTCGTCTTCTCCAGCGCGCCCAGGCCGCCCTGGCGATCCATCCAGCGGAACGTCTCCAGCAGCATGTACACGCCGAAGGTGGGCGGCGTGTTCAGGCAGCTCTTCGCTTCGGCGTGGGCCTTGAAGTTGAAGATCTTGGGCACGCTCTTGGGGATGCGGTCGTAGAGATCCTTGCGGACGATCACCAGCACGGTTCCCGACGCGCCCAGGTTCTTCTGCGCGCCGGCGTAGACCAGCGCGGTGCGGGCGATGGGGTGCGGGCGCGACATCATCTCGCTGCTGGAATCCACCACCAGCGTCGGGTGCGTCGGCCACTCCGGCAGGCGATGGCCGTGCACGGTCTCGTTCGAGCAGACGTGCAGGTACGCGGCGCCCGGATCGGCCGTCCAGCCGGTGGGCGGGCGATCGAACGATGTCGCTTCGCTGCTGGCGATCACCCGCAGCTTGTCGCCGGCGATCGGCCTGGCCATGTCGACGGCTTTCTTCGCCCATTCGCCGCCCACGACGTAGTCGGCCGGCCCGTTCAAGAAATTCATCGGAATGGTGGCGAACAACTGGGTCGCCCCGCCCTGAAGAAACAGGATGTCGTGCGTGTCGGGAACCGCCAGCAGCTTTTTCACCAAGCCCAGCGCCTCGTCGAGAACGCCGTCGAATTCCTTGCCGCGGTGGCTGCACTCGGCGATGCCGAAACCTTTGCCTTGATAATCGACCAGAGCGCGCGCCGAGGCTTCCAGCACCTCAAGCGGCAACATGGCGGGACCGGCGGAGAAGTTGAACACGCGTTTTGTCATGATGGTGGAAGGATATTCGATCAGCGCCGGCCGCAAGCCAACTGGTAATTGGTGGCGGTATAAGGAGGAGATGTCGCTGTTCGCTCCATTGCCGTTTTCGTTCAGGCTTCGCCCTCTGGTCGTGGCGGCGCTGGCCGCGTCGACTATTTCGGTCGGGCCTGCGCAGGCCGCGCCGGTTCCGCCGCCCGACGTGGCCGCCCCGCCCGCGACCGCCATCCGAACGCCGTCGGGCCTGGCGATGACCATCATCGACGCCGGCAGCGGAAAAAAACACCCGCACCCGAACGACTGCGTGAAGGTTCGCTATGTCGCCTGGACCCGCCAGGGCCAGGTGGCCGGCAGCGGCAGCGACGACGGCTCCCCCGCCTTGCAGTGCATGCACCAGATGTCGCCGGGGATCGCCGAGGCGATCGCGGCCATGGTGGTGGGCCAGCATCGCCGGGTGTGGATCCCGGAGGCGCTGGCTTTTCCCCCCAACCCGAAGGACGATCCGCCGGCGCGCAAGGCGGACCTCACGTACGACCTCACGCTGGACGAGATCATCGCTGCTCCGCCCACGCCGCGCGCATTGAAGGCGCCGCCCGCGCGGGCGCGAAGACTTCCTTCCGGCGTGGCGATCGAAATCTTCAAGAAAGGGACGGGCCAGGTTCATCCGGCGCGTCCGGCCCACGCGCTGGTGCAGCTGGCCGGGTGGACCGCCGACGGGGTGTTGTTCGAATCGACGGCCATGACCGGCCATGCCGCCAGCTATGGCCTGGACGAGCTGATCCCCGGGCTGGCCCAGGCGCTGCCGTTGCTGGTGGTCGGCGATCGAGCGCGGCTGTGGATCCCGGCGGCATTGGCCTACGGCGACAAGTCGCGCCACGGCCAACCCGCCGGCAACCTGATCTACGAGATCGAGCTGCTGCGTCTGGAGTAGACGACGCGGACGCCGCCGACGTGCCCGATCATTGCCACCTGAAGCTGTTCAGGTTCAGCCCGCCGGTGTCGAAGAAGACCCGCAGCCGATGGCTGCCGGCGGTCAGGTTGACGTTGGGCAGAGTGGCATTGATCCAGGTCTGCCAGCCGCCGGTGTTGGCAATGCTGACCGATCCGCCCACGCGCGCGCCGTCAACCTCCAGGTGCAGATTGCCACCACCCACCATCGACGCCACCCGGAACGAAGCGGTGTGGGTCGCCGCCGTGGTGACGTTCACCGAGTACATCAACCATTCGCCGGTATCGATCCAGCCGACATTGGAGCCGCCGCCGGTATCAGTGGTGTTCTCCAGATCGACGCCCGGGCTGCCGGCGACGCGGTTGGTGACCGGACCCATGTCGACGTTGTCGGTGTCGTGATAGGCGACGCCCTCTCCGCCCTCGTCGAAATTTTCCGCCTGTACCGTGCCAGGCAGCGAGGCGGGCGTGCCGGCGAAGGGTGTGCTGCCACTGGTGCCACCGGTTCCGCCGCCGCTGCCGCCGGTTCCACCGCCGCCATTGGTCGACTGGAACGTGAAGCTGTTCAGGTTGAAGGCGACGTTGTTAGAGGCGAGGCTGATGATGAACACGCGCAGCACGTGCTGACCGCCGGGCAACGAGATTCCGTTCCTGGTCACCGTGGTCCAGGTCGTCCAGGAGCCCGTGTTGGAAACCGTGATCGGCCCGGTGACGTCCGTGCCGTCGACCTCGACCCGGAAGGTGCCGCCACCGCCCGACGACGCCACGCGCGCCGACAAGTTGAACATGCCGCCGCCAGCGGGCGCGATGTTCGCGGTGTACTTCAACCACTCGCCGGCGTTGATCCAGCCGACGTCGAAGGCACCTTCGTTCGGCGACGCCTGCACGTCGACACCTTCGTTCGGGCGGAAGGCGCCACCCTGGTTGGTTGGGTCGGCGTCATGGTAGGCCACGCCCTCGCCGCCGTTGTCGAAGTCCTCGGCTTCGATGGTGCCCGGAATGTTCAAGGTGGTGAACGGCGTCGACGGTGCCTGCGGCGGCAACAAACCGTACACCGACACCATGTTCGAGAACGACGGGACATAGACCTTCCCGTTGGCCACCACCGGCGGGTTGAATTTGGCGAAGGTCTGGGTGTTGTTGGCGGACGTGTTGCTGTCCCACAGCAGCGACAGGTTTTCGGCGTTGTAGGCGCGCAGGATGCCCGGAACAGTGGCGTGGTTGGCGTCGCCGGACAGCGGCGTGGTGGCCCAGAGGATCGCGCTGCCGCCGTTCGAATTGTTCGCCGAGATGGTCATCATGCCACCCGGCATGCCCACCGGCGGCAAGTTGGCGCCGCTGGCAAAGGGCGAGGTTCCGAATTTGCCGGTGGACGGATTGAAGCGAAAACCGCGCAGAAAGTCGTTCTCGCCCCACACATATAAATTGAGACCAGCCGGGCTTTGCCAGGCCACCGGACTGTTGTGAATGTGGTGAGTGGAATTCACGATGGACGTGTTGACCGCCTGGAACCACTGTGGGATCTGCGAATCGGAATTGTTCTCGCCGCCCAGATTGCCGGTCGGCATCAGGTAGATCTTCCCTTCCTTGCTGCCGGTGACGACCGAAGACGTTCCGGGCAACATGATCGGCCCGCACGATCCCAGATCGACGTCGCCGGC comes from the Polyangia bacterium genome and includes:
- a CDS encoding SGNH/GDSL hydrolase family protein, which produces MALTAGGCGGANEMPSDAGNGGAAIGTGGTGTGGAATGGAADRDAGPIDERIDMKSGPTDAGPGGDDQRGDGANDDATNGAPAVRFVGRFDRSDPAGPRFAWSGSGMIARFSGTSVGIKLNGAQQYTVLIDGVLKPKLLPAAGGALSPIASGLSAGEHVVEIYRRTEANQGEAQFLGFDFGGGTLLAPPPTPTRRIEMIGDSITCAYGIEGANMNCTYTEDTQDQYLAYGSIAARNAGADVVTVAWSGKGVVCNYGDDPTSCVDPLPIYYDRTLPERADSHWDFSQWQPQVVVINLGTNDFSTAVDPTPAQFSTAYQTFLQHIRSKYPTALILCTVAPLLGGSDLTTARAAIDAAVAATGDANIKSFTMDPTDPADGYGCDYHPSVKTHQKMAAVLTAKLKTELGW
- a CDS encoding tetratricopeptide repeat protein; its protein translation is MCNSSKVRGGLVSLLLLGALGVSAGGCDDLSPPVTKAKPTVKTEAPTPQPPEALVATPPPTPKLPPPTEVAKTDVTPPKKETQEPLPSDPLELARKLLATGDFEEALKQAKLAVSKQPQKSGAWNTLGRAELQVGHRKAALEAFEKAVDLNPNNSYAHNNLGLALIYDQRPAEAIDELEQAVELEPVESYMWNNLGMAYEQLDRLDDARNAYGKAAEMQSDHAQDSLARLKGVQSVVRTAKADDGDHNNKSDSGERKN
- the serC gene encoding 3-phosphoserine/phosphohydroxythreonine transaminase, which gives rise to MTKRVFNFSAGPAMLPLEVLEASARALVDYQGKGFGIAECSHRGKEFDGVLDEALGLVKKLLAVPDTHDILFLQGGATQLFATIPMNFLNGPADYVVGGEWAKKAVDMARPIAGDKLRVIASSEATSFDRPPTGWTADPGAAYLHVCSNETVHGHRLPEWPTHPTLVVDSSSEMMSRPHPIARTALVYAGAQKNLGASGTVLVIVRKDLYDRIPKSVPKIFNFKAHAEAKSCLNTPPTFGVYMLLETFRWMDRQGGLGALEKTNDAKAKVIYDAIDGSGGFYTGTVADKAVRSHMNVTFRLPSEELTETFLKQATGKGLVALKGYRTVGGIRASIYNAMPAQGCQLLAETMKDFAKANG
- a CDS encoding FKBP-type peptidyl-prolyl cis-trans isomerase produces the protein MSLFAPLPFSFRLRPLVVAALAASTISVGPAQAAPVPPPDVAAPPATAIRTPSGLAMTIIDAGSGKKHPHPNDCVKVRYVAWTRQGQVAGSGSDDGSPALQCMHQMSPGIAEAIAAMVVGQHRRVWIPEALAFPPNPKDDPPARKADLTYDLTLDEIIAAPPTPRALKAPPARARRLPSGVAIEIFKKGTGQVHPARPAHALVQLAGWTADGVLFESTAMTGHAASYGLDELIPGLAQALPLLVVGDRARLWIPAALAYGDKSRHGQPAGNLIYEIELLRLE
- a CDS encoding carbohydrate-binding protein, which codes for MALVGVCAVLPLLSCASEDVVDDNSQGQSSALGSFNVLTRNYNNQRTGANLSETTLTPSNVTSGQFGKLFALSVDDQVLAGVLYGSNVSIAGGTHNVVWVATANNTVYAFDADKAGNPLWKTNFNNGGRPTNNHDVGQGACGGNYVDFIGNIGIVSTPVIDSSTNTIYFVTRAVNGGTTQQLHAVDITTGAERHSPQTISFAGFNSTTNNQRPALALSSGVVYVAWSSFCDDGSYHGLVAGFDAASLSLVGSMNATPSGSQAGIWMGGAGPAFDSAGNLFVATGNGTWDGSNNFGESLLKLAPRTLARSSFFTAGNWANLNAGDVDLGSCGPIMLPGTSSVVTGSKEGKIYLMPTGNLGGENNSDSQIPQWFQAVNTSIVNSTHHIHNSPVAWQSPAGLNLYVWGENDFLRGFRFNPSTGKFGTSPFASGANLPPVGMPGGMMTISANNSNGGSAILWATTPLSGDANHATVPGILRAYNAENLSLLWDSNTSANNTQTFAKFNPPVVANGKVYVPSFSNMVSVYGLLPPQAPSTPFTTLNIPGTIEAEDFDNGGEGVAYHDADPTNQGGAFRPNEGVDVQASPNEGAFDVGWINAGEWLKYTANIAPAGGGMFNLSARVASSGGGGTFRVEVDGTDVTGPITVSNTGSWTTWTTVTRNGISLPGGQHVLRVFIISLASNNVAFNLNSFTFQSTNGGGGTGGSGGGTGGTSGSTPFAGTPASLPGTVQAENFDEGGEGVAYHDTDNVDMGPVTNRVAGSPGVDLENTTDTGGGSNVGWIDTGEWLMYSVNVTTAATHTASFRVASMVGGGNLHLEVDGARVGGSVSIANTGGWQTWINATLPNVNLTAGSHRLRVFFDTGGLNLNSFRWQ